One segment of Anaeromicrobium sediminis DNA contains the following:
- the rd gene encoding rubredoxin: protein MKKYECSPCAYIYDPEVGDPDGGIAPGTPFEDIPDDWVCPVCGLGKDMFEVVE from the coding sequence ATGAAAAAATACGAATGTTCACCTTGTGCATATATATATGACCCAGAAGTAGGAGACCCAGATGGAGGTATTGCTCCAGGCACTCCTTTTGAAGATATTCCAGATGATTGGGTTTGTCCAGTTTGTGGATTGGGAAAAGACATGTTTGAAGTAGTTGAATAA